The window TCCGCAACGGTCGGAATCGCCACGGCAGAATGATCCAGAAGCAGACCAGATTCGTCGCAATAAAATGCGTGATTTTGTTGAGGCCGTAAAAGCTAAAACGGAAGTGAGCCTGCCTAACCAGCTGGGGCGTTCAACCACTGCAGGCAATACACCGCAAACCCGCGATGAAATGCTGCAGGAAATCGCTAACGTTCGCCGTCAGATGGAACAGAACAATGCTGGCGATGCTACTGCAAGTTATGACGCTCAGGTTCAGAGAATCCGGGCCTCTATGAATGGCGGCGCAGATAGCGGCAGCGATACTGGTATGCAGCTGGCATCAGTGGGTGGTGCTTCCGTTTCCCGAAATGACATCAACCAGTTCGGTAAGAAAGGGCAGGGTGACAGATGGTTACTGGATGAAAAAGTTTCTGCACCACACAGCCAGTATGAACTTCGTGCGGGCTGGGTCATTCCTGGCGTCATGATTAGCGGTATTAACTCTGATCTTCCAGGGCAGATTGTTGGTCAGGTTGCTCAGGACGTTTATGACTCAGCAACAGGCAAATACCTTCTTATCCCTCACGGAACTCGCGTGATAGGGACATATTCAAGCGATGTTGCCTATGGTCAGGAAGGGGTCATGATTGCCTGGCAGCGTCTGGTATTCCCGGACGGAAAAGCTCTTGATTTAGGCTCCATGCCGGGTGCAGACATGGCGGGTTATTCTGGTTTCCGTGATCAGGTTAATAACCATTACTTCCGTATCTTTGGTAACGCTCTGCTGCTGTCCGGTATTACCGCGACAATTGCTTATTCTCAGGATCGCGACCAGAACAATAACAACTCGAATCAGGCTCCGAACATGAGCAGTGAAATGAGTGCAGCGCTGGGTCAGGTATTCGGTCAGGCCATTGCGCAGGTTGTAC is drawn from Klebsiella aerogenes and contains these coding sequences:
- a CDS encoding TrbI/VirB10 family protein, which produces MADQDKMSPDASPGVANKTGVRRVNKRPMYIAIGCVAAFCLVVAYVANKRANQGASDTAETTVQRGSSRDTSAMAMDVMGGGSSGLIEAPATPPEIPKQDDKTKPSTDYTAVPVAPVADPDQPPVPQRSESPRQNDPEADQIRRNKMRDFVEAVKAKTEVSLPNQLGRSTTAGNTPQTRDEMLQEIANVRRQMEQNNAGDATASYDAQVQRIRASMNGGADSGSDTGMQLASVGGASVSRNDINQFGKKGQGDRWLLDEKVSAPHSQYELRAGWVIPGVMISGINSDLPGQIVGQVAQDVYDSATGKYLLIPHGTRVIGTYSSDVAYGQEGVMIAWQRLVFPDGKALDLGSMPGADMAGYSGFRDQVNNHYFRIFGNALLLSGITATIAYSQDRDQNNNNSNQAPNMSSEMSAALGQVFGQAIAQVVQKNLNIAPTLEIRPGYRFNIMVTKDLAFTKPYQAFDY